The Microbacterium sp. LWO12-1.2 genome includes a window with the following:
- a CDS encoding thymidine kinase, giving the protein MAKLYFRYGAMNSGKSTALLQAAYNYEERGQHVLLAKPAIDTKGAGEIASRLGVTRAVDFLIAPEDDARELFARNRERARRSAEDELLPSGPVDVACLLIDEAQFLTPEQVDDLFRIAVEDGIPVMAYGIRNDFRTHAFPGSARLLAIAHSLEELKTICRCGRKAVFNGRVVGGRFVFDGDQVAIDEGADGSAAPELTTYESLCGTCYLQESGGRLG; this is encoded by the coding sequence GTGGCCAAGCTCTACTTCCGCTACGGCGCGATGAACTCGGGCAAGTCCACCGCACTGCTCCAGGCCGCCTACAACTACGAGGAGCGCGGGCAGCATGTGCTGCTCGCGAAGCCCGCGATCGACACCAAGGGTGCGGGGGAGATCGCGAGCCGCCTCGGTGTCACTCGTGCGGTCGACTTCCTGATCGCGCCGGAGGACGATGCCCGCGAACTGTTCGCGCGCAACCGAGAGCGTGCACGGCGCTCTGCGGAAGACGAGCTCCTGCCCAGTGGGCCGGTCGACGTGGCCTGTCTGCTCATCGACGAGGCGCAGTTCCTCACCCCCGAGCAGGTGGATGACCTGTTCCGTATCGCGGTCGAAGACGGCATCCCGGTGATGGCGTACGGCATCCGCAACGACTTCCGCACGCACGCCTTCCCCGGGTCGGCCCGCCTTCTCGCGATCGCGCATTCCCTGGAGGAGCTCAAGACGATCTGCCGCTGTGGTCGCAAGGCGGTCTTCAACGGCCGGGTGGTCGGCGGGCGGTTCGTCTTCGACGGCGACCAGGTCGCGATCGACGAGGGGGCCGACGGCTCCGCGGCTCCCGAGCTGACGACCTACGAGTCGCTCTGCGGCACCTGCTACCTCCAGGAGTCCGGCGGACGCCTGGGCTGA